The genome window GAAGTACTGGCCGCTTCGCGATGCCGTCTTCGACCTGCCGCTGTACAGGAACCGGCCGCCGCGCCTGTACATGGGCGCGCATTTCCCGCGCATGCTCCGCATGTGCGGTCGCTGGTGCGACGGCTGGTTGCCCGGCCAGAAGATCGACGGCGCCGAGTATGCGCGCCGACTCGCCATGATCGCCGAAGGTGCGGAAAGCGCCGGCCGTTCGATGGACGGCTTCGTGGCCGGCCAGACGCTTCTGGTCGCGATGGGAAAGAGCCGCCGTCACGTGGTCGAGAAGGCGCTCGCGAACAGGTACGTCGCCTGCATGGCGTGCGGGCTTCCGCCCGACGTGTGGAGGCAATGCGGCCTCGAGCATCCGATGGGCGAGGACTTCATGGGGTTCCTCGACCTCGTGCCGTCGCGCATCACTCCGGCCGAGATCGATCGTGCGCTCGCGCAGCTGAACGAGGCGCTGCTCGATCGCCTTTTCTTCATGGGCAGCACCGACGACATCCTCGCGATGGCCGAGCCGCTCGCGCGCGCCGGATGCCGTCACTTCATCGTTGCGAACATGGGCGCTGCGTTCCTGACGGAAACCGCGCGCGATGCGGTCGAAGACCTGGTGCGCCTGAGGGCACTGATGAAGGGATTGAGAAGACTGGCCTGAGCGTGGCCGTCGACGCGGATCAGGTGCGCGGGATTTTTTCCTGCGGGCTTTCGATCCCCGGGCGCTGCATCTCACTCATCTCGTTCATCAGGGCGACGAGTCGCTCGTTCTTGTGTTCCCACAGCTCGCGGACCCATGCCTGCACGCGCTCGCGATAGACCGTGTCGTCGGTGTAGTTGCCGCGCCGGATGTCCTGGGGAATCGTCTCGACCGTGACCTCGGCGATCACGCGCTCGACCTTGCCGGTCAGCCAGTCGCGAAAATCCATGTTCGGCCGGCTGTACGCGATCGTCACGTTGACGAGCGTGTCGAGGTCGCCCGAGAATGCATCGAGCACGGCCGCGATCCCGCCGGCTTTCGGCTTCAGAAGATGGCTGTGCGGGGATTTGTACTGGTCGCGCTTGGCCGGAGAGAAGCGCGTTCCCTCGACGAAGTTCATGATCGAGATCGGGCCGAGCCGGAAGCGGTCGCAAGCACGCCGCGTGCTCTCGAAATCCTTCCCGCGCAGCTCCGGGTGCCTGGCCAGCTTGGCCGCGGAGTAGCGCTTCATGAACGGC of Candidatus Limnocylindrales bacterium contains these proteins:
- a CDS encoding LLM class flavin-dependent oxidoreductase; protein product: MGNPAHITIGYQDGCLHPLWLTKAGVTVARAFGADAIWVPDHFMGFAPKWLWTPDVVPAARTVHSMDALFDPVPIMTWIAMRFRRPLVGTSVTEPIRRHPMSLAQTFVTLDHISRGRAVLGIGNGLRENTEPYGLPSDERVARLEEALTIIRMLWDSRGAPITFDGKYWPLRDAVFDLPLYRNRPPRLYMGAHFPRMLRMCGRWCDGWLPGQKIDGAEYARRLAMIAEGAESAGRSMDGFVAGQTLLVAMGKSRRHVVEKALANRYVACMACGLPPDVWRQCGLEHPMGEDFMGFLDLVPSRITPAEIDRALAQLNEALLDRLFFMGSTDDILAMAEPLARAGCRHFIVANMGAAFLTETARDAVEDLVRLRALMKGLRRLA
- a CDS encoding acyltransferase — encoded protein: MYRFLPGPLLGLLLLMAITINTFVCFVPILFLAVIKFAIPNDRWRHWWTRPLVVVAEAWIHGNNFFQRLALPTRFEFRGLDDPRLRRDGRYLVASNHQTWTDVLLLQYLLIDHIPFLRFFIKSELIYFPLLGFAWWALDMPFMKRYSAAKLARHPELRGKDFESTRRACDRFRLGPISIMNFVEGTRFSPAKRDQYKSPHSHLLKPKAGGIAAVLDAFSGDLDTLVNVTIAYSRPNMDFRDWLTGKVERVIAEVTVETIPQDIRRGNYTDDTVYRERVQAWVRELWEHKNERLVALMNEMSEMQRPGIESPQEKIPRT